The genomic window ACAGCGAAAGCACGTCTGTCTCTTCCCGCTTCCTGCCCTGGTACTGCACGATGACGCGGTCGGCGGTCTCTGCAACCACGCCCATGTCGTGGGTGATGATGATCAGGCCCATGCCGCTTTGCTCCTGAAGCTCGATCAGAAGATCGAGGATCTGCTTCTGGATGGTGACATCAAGCGCCGTCGTTGGCTCGTCAGCGATCAGCAGCTTCGGCTGGCAGGCGATCGCCATGGCGATCATCACCCGCTGGCATTGGCCGCCGGACATCTGGTGGGGAAATGCCCGGATCTTTTCCTCGGGTTCCGGCATGCCGACGGCGCGCAGCAATTGCAGCGTCTTCTCCCGTCGATCATCCCGACCGAGCCCCTGGTGTTTCTTCAATACCTCGCCGATCTGCAAGCCGACGGTATAGGCAGGGTTCAGCGAGGCTACCGGCTCCTGAAAGATCATCGCGATATCGCGCCCGATGATCTTCCGACGCTCACGCGGCGACAGGTTGGCGATATCGATGCCGGCGAAGCGGATCACGTCGGCCGCGACAGTCGCCGTATCGGGCAGAAGACCCATGACGGCGAGCATTGCGACCGACTTTCCCGAGCCGCTTTCACCAACGACTGCCAGAACTTCACCGGCGTCGACGTGGAGATCGATACCCTTGACCGCCATCATCGGTCCGTCGTCGGTTTCGAAACTGACCGTGAGGTTGCGGATCTCAAGGAGGTGTCCCATGCTCAGCTCCTCTTCAGGCGCGGATCGAGCGCGTCGCGCAAGCCATCGCCACACAGATTGATCGAAACGACGGTGACCAGGATCGCAATGCCGGGAAAGGTGACCACCCACCATGCCCGCAGGATGAACTCGCGGGCCTCGGCCAGCATGGTGCCCCATTCAGGCGTCGGCGGCTGCGCACCGAGGCCAAGAAAGCCAAGGGCGGCGGCATCGAGGATGGCGGTGGAGAAGGATAAAGTCGCCTGGACGATCAGCGGCGCCAGGCAATTGGGCAGGATGGTTGCGAACATCAGCCGGAGGGCGGATGCCCCCGCAATCCGGTCAGCGACCACATATTCCCGCGTCTTTTCGTTGATTACGCTCGCGCGGGCAAGCCGGGCGAAATGCGGCTGCAGGACCAGCGCGATGGCGATCATCGCATTGGTGAGCCCCGGCCCCAGGATAGCGACCAGAACAAGCGCGAGCAGCAGAGACGGAAAGGCGAGGATGATATCCATCATCCGCATGATGGTATTGTCGATCCAGCCGCCGAAATAGCCGGACACGAGCCCGATTGCGATGCCGCCAACAAGCGCGATGGTCACCACCATGGCGCCGATCAGCAGCGAATAGCGGGCGCCGAAGATCAGCCGCGAAAGCATGTCGCGACCGACGGCATCCGTGCCGAGCGGGAATGCAAGCTGCCCGCCGGTCTCCCAGAACGGCGGCAGGAGCCGGCTGTCGCGAAACTGATGGGTCGGATCATAGGGCGCAAGCACCGGCGCCAGGAGCGCAAGCACAATCAGGACAACGATGACGACGAGGCCGATCAAAGCGCCGCGATTGCGACGAAAATCACGCCAGAAGGCCCTGAATGCGGCCCGGCCGGTGCCTGCTTCGGACGTATCCGACCTGATCGGTGCGAGCGGTTCAGCCATGACGGATCCTTGGGTTGATGACGGCATAGAGAAGATCGACAATCAGGTTCACGACCATGACCACGACTGCGATGACCAGCAGTCCGCCCTGGACCACCGGGTAGTCCCGCTTGGAGATGGAATCGACGATCCACTTGCCGATACCGGGCCATGAGAAGATGGTTTCGGTCAGGATTGCGCCCGCCATCAGTGACCCGACCTGAAGACCGATGACGGTGACCACAGGGATCAGCGCGTTGCGCAGGGCATGACGGCCGACAATCAGCGCCGGTCCCAAGCCCTTGGCGCGGGCGGTGCGCACATAGTCTTCGCTCAGAACCTCAAGCATCGCCGAACGTGACTGACGGGCAATCACCGCCATCGGGATCGTGGCGAGCACAATCGTTGGCAGTATCAGATGCGAAACCGCCGAACGAAAGGCTCCGGGCTGGCCAGAAAGCAGGCTGTCGATCAGCATGAACCCGGTCCGCTGCGGAAAGTAGTATTCAAGTCCGATCCGGCCGGAAACCGGCGTCCAGCCAAGCGTGCCGGAGAAGAAGATGATCATCAGAAGTCCCCACCAGAAGATCGGCATCGAATAACCAATCAGGGCGGTGGTCATGGAAATCTGCTCAAACCAGCTTCCGCGCTTAACGGCGGCAAAAACACCGAGCGGCAGGCCGATGACGATCGCAAGAAACATGGCAGAGAGACCAAGTTCCACTGTAGCGGGAAAGAAGACCAGGAAATCTCCGGCTACGGGCCGGTGCGTCACGAGCGAAGTGCCGAGGTTTCCGTGAAAAAGATCGTTCAGATACGAGAGATATTGCTGCCATATGGGTCGATCAAAACCGAATTGCCTCATCAGCTCGGCGTGACGTTCCGGCGTCATCCCGCGCTCGCCCGCCATCAGCATGATCGGATCGCCGGGCAGCACCCGGACAAAGCCGAAGGCGACGATGGTGATTCCGAAAAAGGTCGGTATCAGCACCAGAAGCTTTCCAACGAGATAGCGCAGCAAGAGACGATCCTTTCAAAGAGCCGGATGGCGGATACCCCGCCACCCGGCCAGATGCCATGCGGTCAGTCGGCTGCCGCCGTGATCACGATCTCGACAAGACGACGCGGGTCGCCCAGATCAGCGCCGCCGATTGCCGCGCGCGACGGCAGGTCGGCTTCGTTCAGCCACTCCGTCCAGGCTTCGGTCATCGCGGCCTTGCCCGACATGTCGGAGAGATAGACGCGGGCGTGCAGCAGCCGGGACTTGTCGCTGCCCACTTGCGCCAGCAGCGCGTCGAGCTTTGCGCAGATCTCTGCGGTCTGCCCCTTCATGTCGAGGCTCAGATCGGTGGCCGCGTGGCCGGACGCGTAGAGCACACCATTATGGACGACCCCGCCATGCAGGTGGGGACGGGAATTCAAGCGTTTGATCATTGTCTTTCCTTGGAAGTTGCCGCCGCCCCTCAGGCGGCGGGATGGTAGGGCTCAAGCGGCACCTCCGCCGCCTCCCCCGTAGCGATGCGGGCCAGTTGGCGGCCGGCATAGGGACCGATCGTCAGACCGGCAGCCCCGAGGCCATTGCCGAGGACGAGTCCCTCGATACCGGGAACCGGGCCAAGGATCGGACGGAATTCCGGCGGCGCCGGGCGGAAGCCGATCCGTGTTTCGATGAGGGTCGCATCGGCGAGGCCCGGAGCATAACGCAGCGCAGCGGTCAGAACCTCGTGCTGACCCTCGCAGGTGGTGCGATAGTCGAAGCCCTTGCCATCCTCGCGCGTGGCGCCGACCACAACCCGGCTGTCATCGAAGGCGAGCAGGTAGTGGCTCGCCATCGGCAGCAGCACCGACCAGCGCGACGTGTCCGCGCCCTTCATGCCAAAATGCAGGATCTGGCCCCGCTGCGGCTTCACCGGATGGATGAGCCCGAGCGGGGCGAGGATCTGCGATGCCCAGGCACCCGCCGTGACGATGATCTGATCCGAAGGAATGGACTGGCCACGCCCGTCAAGCACCAGCGCCCGGCTTTCCTCAAGTTTCAGCGTCGCCAGATCGCTGACATAGGTGGCGCCGAGCTTGATGGCCGCCCGCACCATTGCCGGGGCCAGTTGCCGGGCATTCACACGCGCACCGCCCGGAACATAGAAAGCCTTGAACGCCTTGTTGATCGGCGGAAAATGCGTCTGCGCCTGAGCCGGCGTGATCTCTTCAAAGCCGCCGGATTCCGGTGCATCGGCCGTGCGCCGCGCAAGCCGCTCGCCGGCGGCGTCATATTCGGCGGGATCTTCAGCCGTCACCAGCGCGCCGACCCTGCGATAGCCGACATCGGTCTCGCCTCTCTCCGCAAGCCCGGAAACAAGTTCTTCGTAGTAGCGGGCTCCCGCGGCGTACATCTTGTACCACTCGGGTTCATCCGCCTTGGTGGCCCAGGGGCAGACGATGCCCGCGCCTGCAAGCGTCGCCTTGCCCTGGTGTTCCTGATCGACGATGGTGACGTCATGGCCGGCAAGAGCCAGATGGTAGGCGGTGCTGGCGCCGAGAATACCGGCGCCAATGACTGTTACCTTCATTCCACGGTTACTCCGGAAAGACGGGAAGAGCCGAAGATCGCCGGAACGTAGCCATGCACTTTCTTGTTCACCGCCGTGATCGTGTCAGCACCGCCGAGAACGACGACCGGCACCTCATCATGCACAATCTGCTGCATCTGATGATAAAGCTTGATGCGCTCATCCTGGTCGGAGATCGAGCCGGCTTCCTGCATGACGGCGTTGAAGTCATCATCGCACCAGGCGCCGATATTCGACGGCGCAGGCGTTCCCTCGGCGTTGCAGGTCAGATAGTTGTTGGGGATCTGGCTCGGATCGGGGAAGTCATAGATGCCCCCGAACATGCCCACCTGCGCTTCACCATTGCGCGCGCGCTGGATGTATTCAGCCCATTCATAGGTGACGATGTTCGCCTTGACCCCGATGTCGGCCCAGTCGGCCTGGATCATTTCCGCGGCGCGACGGCCATTCGGCATGTAGGGACGCGACACCGGCACAGCCCAGAGATCGACCTCGAAACCATCCGGATATCCGGCATCAGCAAGCAGCTTCTTCGCATCTTCCGGATCATAGGGCCACGGTGCGATGTCCTCGGCGGATCCCCACATCGCCGGCGGCACGACAGCCCCGGTCGCATGACCCATGCCGCTGTAGACCACGTCGACAAGATTATCCATGTCGATGGCCTCGGCAAGTGCCTGACGAACCTTCTGCTTGTTCAGCCGGTCATCGCGGAAGTTGAAATGCAGCATCCCCGTCGAGGCCACCGGCGTCTGCACGGCATCGAGATTCTCCGCGTCCTCGATTTCCGTGCGATCCGCAAGGTTGGGGTAAAGACTGATCAGGCATTCATTCGCTTCCGCCCGCTGCAGGCGCACAGTGGCATCGGCCGAGATCGCCATGACAACGGCATCGACCATAGGCGTGCGCTCATCGTCACCGATCACGGCACCCCAGGTGTCGGCGAACGGCAACAGGCGCACCACCGCATCCGTCTGGTAGGCCTGAAGTTCAAAGGGGCCAGTTCCGATCGGATCGAGATCATACTGCTCCGGCGTTCCCGCCTCCATCATGGCATCGGCATATTCCGCCGAAGTAATCACGATCGAACCATGCGCCATGGTGCCGAGAAAGGCGGCCAATGGCTGCTTCAGCTTGAAAGCGACGGTGTAGTCGTCAATCTTCTCGATCGTATCGATATTGTCGGCGAGCTTCGCATTGAAGGTCACGTAAGTGCCGCCGGAAACGCCATGATACGGATTGTCTTCGTTCATCATGCGATCGAAGGTAAACACCACATCATCGGCATTCATCGGGCGCGTCGGCGTGAAGCTGTCGTTCGACTGCCAGGTGACATCATGGCGCAGATGAAATGTGTAGGTCTTGCCATCCTCCGAAATGTCCCAGTTCTCGGCCAGCGCCGGCTCGATTTCCGACCCGCCTCGCTCGACTGAGACAAGGCCGTCATAGATCTGGCCCAGCACATAGGCCGTCGTTCCGTTGCTCGTCAGTTCCGGGTTGAAGGTTTCCGGAGCGCCTTCGATGCACACGGTCAGAACGCCGGCATGGGCGGCCGGCGCCATCATCAGCATCGCGGCTCCGCAAAGATATTTCAGCTTACTCATTTCGTTCCCTTCTCGCTTGGCTTGAAAACCGACATGCCGTTTTCCCGGCTGCTCTTTTTTTGATTATTGTAAGAGAGAGCAAAGCCAGTATGATTGTCAAATCAGTAATTATCCGACCAATATAACCAAAACTCATGTTTATCGGGGAAGGCTTCATGAACATCCGTCAGCTCGAGGCATTCCATGCCGTGATGGAAACAGGATCCGTCACGCTCGCGGGCGAGCGACTGGGGATTTCGCAGCCTGCCGTCAGCAAGCTGCTGAAGGCCTTTGGCGAAAGCTGCGGGTTCCGGCTGTTCACGCGCAGCGGCGGACGCATGCTTCCGACCTCGGATGCACAATTGCTGGCCTCGGAGGTTTCGCGGCTTTTCTCGGGTACCGACCGGATCCAGAAGCTCGCCCATGCGGTGCGCGACAGGGAGTGGGGCGAAGTAACGATTGCCGCGCCACCGGCGCTGTCCGCGCGCTTTCTCGCTCTGGCGCTGGGTCCGATGATGGCAGGCCAGAACAAGATGCATATTGCAATTTCGAGCCAGCCCAGTCCGCGGGTCGCCGAACTCGTTGAAGGCCAGCAGATCGATATCGGTCTCTCGGTCCAGCCGTTCGAACATACGAATGTCCGCTCCGAGTTGGTGATGCGCTTCGCCATGGTCTGCGTTCTGCCGGCAAACCACAGGCTTGCGGCTCAGCGTCTGATTCGCGTCGAGGACCTCAAGAACGAGCCCTTCATCGGCCTGATGCGGGACGATTGCTCGATCATGACGATCGACAGGGCGTTTCAGCTTCGCGGCGTCCAGAAACGCGCCATTGTCGAGGTGCCAATGTCGGAAACCGTCTGCGATTTCGTCGCCGGCGGCGCCGGCGTTTCGATCGTCCCGCCCTTCGTCGGCCTTGGATACTCGGAAGACAAGCTGATCCGTCGCCCCATCGTGCCGCTGACGACGATGAGCGTCTGGATCATGTTGCCGGCTTTGCGCCCGCCGTCACTCGCAACGGAGCGGATCGTCGAGGTCCTCCGCCGGGAACTGCAGCGCTACGACGTGGACCACTCCGATGTAAAATCCGTGACAGAGGTTTGATCGTCTTCGTCGTGCATATCGAAATGGTGCTGAATCAAACCAAATACAGACCGAAGAAGTGCGACCGGCAATATTAGCTGCGGTTTCAGTTTGGGCTTTCAACACGCAGTTGGCTCGATATACGCAAAACGGCAGCAGCTGGCCCACTCATATCAAACGCATTTGAGCGTCCCCTACCCACTCTGAGCTTTCGCCCAAAGAGGAGAGTGTCACCCCAAGCAACCGAATTCCTTTCTGCACCGGAAACAGCTCGGTCAGCATAGCACCGGCTACCTCGCCAATCTCATCTGCGCTGCGCATATTGCGACCAACCGTCCGGCTCCGCGTGATCTGCTGGAAGTCTGAATATTTCACCGTCAGCGTAACGGTTCGCCCGCTGATCCGCTTGTTCTCCGCATGGCGCCAGACCTTCCCTGCAAGCGGGATCAACTCAGCCTTCGCCGCCCCAAGGTCGAAAATATCGGCAGCAAAGGTATCTTCCGCCCCGATCGATTTACGGGGCCGATCGGGTTGAACTGGCCGCTCATCGATCCCGCGTGAGATTCGGTAGTACCAACCTCCCGACTTGCCAAAATTGTCACGCAGGAACGTGAGCGACTTCTCGCGCAGATCAGCGCCAGTCACGATCCCGAGCCGCCGCATCTTTTCGGCGGTTGCCGGCCCGACACCATGGAACTTCTTGACGGTGAGATCTGCCACAAACGCCGGCCCCATCTTCGGCGTGATCACGGCCTGGCCGTTCGGCTTGTTGAGGTCGCTCGCCATCTTTGCGAGGAATTTGCAGTATGAGATCCCGGCCGAGGCGTTCAGGCCGGTCACCTCTTTGATACGGGCCCGAATGATGGTCGCGATCTCGGTTGCGATCGCGATACCTTGCTTGTTTTCCGTGATGTCAAGATATTCGTCTTCTGGGTTTTCAGGAGGATCTACCAGGACCAGCATGTCGCCAGGCAGCGGCCGCTGAAGATCTTTCACATCGGCCCACGTCCCGGTGAGCTAGAGATCGACTTCCTACGGTGTCGTCAAAATTGCCGGCTATATCGATGTTTCGAGTCTGTCGTTCCACCGCGCCAAGGGACTTGAAGCCGACTACATGATCCTGCTCGATGTCAGCGAAGGCGACTACGGAGTGCCAAGCCGGATCGAGGACGACGAACTGCTCAATCTCGTCATGCCGCGACTGGACCCTTTCCTCTGATGCCAATCCAGAAGCCGTCGTAGGTTGGAAGATACCGCTGCTCTCAGCCAGCAGAAATTACGTTCCACACTCATTCGTGCTCAATACTTTCAGCCTTAAGCCCCTCGCTGAAACTTATCTTTGACACTGTGCCATTTATGGTGATCCGACAAAGTCCGGTGCAGTTCTCCAAAAGGTATTCCCGGTCGGCGCGGGCGAGCTGGGCGATGTCGATATTGATCGAGTTGGTATTCATCTTCTCGCTGTAAAGGGTCGCAGTGCTGCTACTTACCAAGAGATCTCCGGATAGCGACACCTTCGTTCCGACGATGGCGCTCTTGGCAAGATTGAAATCACGTGGTGACAGAGACCGATACTCGGTGGCGTCAGGAAGCAACCCCGAGACTGTGAGCGCAGCGTCTTCGACGGTCTCGTCCGGATGACCGGAACACCGGTCTGCAACGGCGCGTCTGAACTGACCCCGCGTCTGGTCCTGCGGACCTGCCAGTGGCGTTCTCTGGCTGGCTGCAAATATGCCATCAACGATGCCCTGCGATACCGCAAATTGATAACCAGGGCTCGTCTCACCGCCATCCTGCCCGCTCGTTTGCTCGTGGACGTCATTCGCGAAGTTGGCGCATCTGTAGTCCTCGGCGAAGCTCGCACCCGCAAACAAAACGCCCGCGGAAACGATCGCTGTGGAAACCCTGCTCATCTATTATTCTCCTTTCGAACGATGGAATGCATGTGTTGGCGGTCAGAGACCTCTCCCTTGATCGGGAGGCGGGGCCGAGCCGGATCCGAACCTTCAGCTCGTAGTCGGATGAAAGCCGATGCGCATATGGATCAGGACCGACATCCCACAAGCCAGGTAAGGCTGACCACAATCGCGATCCACGCTTGTGTCAAAAATTGCCGGTCTGGAGCGGAAATCATTCCACCGGGAGCCACGTGAGACATGTGAAGATCAGAACGGGCTGCCCCTTGCTTCAGGGTCCACCTTGACGGGCGCACTGCTGTCAAAGCCCGTGTAAGAGTAGGAAGCATTTGTCGGATTCGCTTGATTGCCGTTGCAGGCGGTCAATCCCAGAAAAGCAAAACCGAAAATTGAACACATAGCAGTTCTATACATTGCGCCCTTGCCCTGTTTGGCCCGCATCTCGGCAGTTCGGGAATATGGTAGCCATTGATCTGTGAGTTCCGTTCGCTCCGGATCGCCGTTTCCCGGCGATAGCACCTGAACCGACCCGCTGAAGTTGATAGGTTACAGGACGAAACCGGGGGAGACCGGTTCCGTCTCGGCTATTGTCAAGACTATTTCAGAACTGGCCTGAACCGGAGCCCTGTTCCGTTCCGCCACCCGGGCTCGGCGGCGTTGCACCCCCGCCGGGATCAGCCGGAGCCATGCCCGGTTCTGCCGGAGCCGGCATATCAGGGTTACTGTTTGCGTTGTCGCCTGCATTGTCGTCGCCGCATGCGGCAAGTCCCATGAGCATCAGCCCGGAAAAGGCCAGCGTGAGCAATTTTCGCATTGTTCAGTTCCTCCTTCTGCTTTGTTCCGGCCGCGGAGTGTTTCCCATGTCACGGCCGGATAGGGTTCCTCATATTCTGAAAAGGGGCAGTTGCTATTGCAGCAACCGTTGCTGCCGCTGCTGAATTCTCTGGGCGAGCGCAGGATCATTGTTGGCCGCCTGAAAGATCCTGTTATAAGCGCTGACATCAAGGTCATTGGCCTGCAGAGCCGCCACGAGCTCTTCCTCCTGGTTTTCCCTGATTTCCTGGACCTGGGCCTCGCTTTGCGCGCTGCTGATCCGAGGCTCCCATTTGGCCAGGATTTGCTGGATTTCAATCGATGCCGCGGCGAAGCTGTCAATCGCACCCT from Martelella sp. NC20 includes these protein-coding regions:
- a CDS encoding ATP-binding cassette domain-containing protein, which gives rise to MGHLLEIRNLTVSFETDDGPMMAVKGIDLHVDAGEVLAVVGESGSGKSVAMLAVMGLLPDTATVAADVIRFAGIDIANLSPRERRKIIGRDIAMIFQEPVASLNPAYTVGLQIGEVLKKHQGLGRDDRREKTLQLLRAVGMPEPEEKIRAFPHQMSGGQCQRVMIAMAIACQPKLLIADEPTTALDVTIQKQILDLLIELQEQSGMGLIIITHDMGVVAETADRVIVQYQGRKREETDVLSLFVSPQDTYTRALLSALPERSTGGPLTGVDF
- a CDS encoding ABC transporter permease subunit; translation: MAEPLAPIRSDTSEAGTGRAAFRAFWRDFRRNRGALIGLVVIVVLIVLALLAPVLAPYDPTHQFRDSRLLPPFWETGGQLAFPLGTDAVGRDMLSRLIFGARYSLLIGAMVVTIALVGGIAIGLVSGYFGGWIDNTIMRMMDIILAFPSLLLALVLVAILGPGLTNAMIAIALVLQPHFARLARASVINEKTREYVVADRIAGASALRLMFATILPNCLAPLIVQATLSFSTAILDAAALGFLGLGAQPPTPEWGTMLAEAREFILRAWWVVTFPGIAILVTVVSINLCGDGLRDALDPRLKRS
- a CDS encoding ABC transporter permease subunit codes for the protein MLRYLVGKLLVLIPTFFGITIVAFGFVRVLPGDPIMLMAGERGMTPERHAELMRQFGFDRPIWQQYLSYLNDLFHGNLGTSLVTHRPVAGDFLVFFPATVELGLSAMFLAIVIGLPLGVFAAVKRGSWFEQISMTTALIGYSMPIFWWGLLMIIFFSGTLGWTPVSGRIGLEYYFPQRTGFMLIDSLLSGQPGAFRSAVSHLILPTIVLATIPMAVIARQSRSAMLEVLSEDYVRTARAKGLGPALIVGRHALRNALIPVVTVIGLQVGSLMAGAILTETIFSWPGIGKWIVDSISKRDYPVVQGGLLVIAVVVMVVNLIVDLLYAVINPRIRHG
- a CDS encoding RidA family protein — its product is MIKRLNSRPHLHGGVVHNGVLYASGHAATDLSLDMKGQTAEICAKLDALLAQVGSDKSRLLHARVYLSDMSGKAAMTEAWTEWLNEADLPSRAAIGGADLGDPRRLVEIVITAAAD
- a CDS encoding NAD(P)/FAD-dependent oxidoreductase yields the protein MKVTVIGAGILGASTAYHLALAGHDVTIVDQEHQGKATLAGAGIVCPWATKADEPEWYKMYAAGARYYEELVSGLAERGETDVGYRRVGALVTAEDPAEYDAAGERLARRTADAPESGGFEEITPAQAQTHFPPINKAFKAFYVPGGARVNARQLAPAMVRAAIKLGATYVSDLATLKLEESRALVLDGRGQSIPSDQIIVTAGAWASQILAPLGLIHPVKPQRGQILHFGMKGADTSRWSVLLPMASHYLLAFDDSRVVVGATREDGKGFDYRTTCEGQHEVLTAALRYAPGLADATLIETRIGFRPAPPEFRPILGPVPGIEGLVLGNGLGAAGLTIGPYAGRQLARIATGEAAEVPLEPYHPAA
- a CDS encoding ABC transporter substrate-binding protein, with product MSKLKYLCGAAMLMMAPAAHAGVLTVCIEGAPETFNPELTSNGTTAYVLGQIYDGLVSVERGGSEIEPALAENWDISEDGKTYTFHLRHDVTWQSNDSFTPTRPMNADDVVFTFDRMMNEDNPYHGVSGGTYVTFNAKLADNIDTIEKIDDYTVAFKLKQPLAAFLGTMAHGSIVITSAEYADAMMEAGTPEQYDLDPIGTGPFELQAYQTDAVVRLLPFADTWGAVIGDDERTPMVDAVVMAISADATVRLQRAEANECLISLYPNLADRTEIEDAENLDAVQTPVASTGMLHFNFRDDRLNKQKVRQALAEAIDMDNLVDVVYSGMGHATGAVVPPAMWGSAEDIAPWPYDPEDAKKLLADAGYPDGFEVDLWAVPVSRPYMPNGRRAAEMIQADWADIGVKANIVTYEWAEYIQRARNGEAQVGMFGGIYDFPDPSQIPNNYLTCNAEGTPAPSNIGAWCDDDFNAVMQEAGSISDQDERIKLYHQMQQIVHDEVPVVVLGGADTITAVNKKVHGYVPAIFGSSRLSGVTVE
- a CDS encoding LysR substrate-binding domain-containing protein — encoded protein: MNIRQLEAFHAVMETGSVTLAGERLGISQPAVSKLLKAFGESCGFRLFTRSGGRMLPTSDAQLLASEVSRLFSGTDRIQKLAHAVRDREWGEVTIAAPPALSARFLALALGPMMAGQNKMHIAISSQPSPRVAELVEGQQIDIGLSVQPFEHTNVRSELVMRFAMVCVLPANHRLAAQRLIRVEDLKNEPFIGLMRDDCSIMTIDRAFQLRGVQKRAIVEVPMSETVCDFVAGGAGVSIVPPFVGLGYSEDKLIRRPIVPLTTMSVWIMLPALRPPSLATERIVEVLRRELQRYDVDHSDVKSVTEV
- a CDS encoding DUF4168 domain-containing protein, which translates into the protein MTYPFQRKLAASMIAVAAFSMSSTAVFAQQTQAPAPAPSGSQGSPAIDQGAIDSFAAASIEIQQILAKWEPRISSAQSEAQVQEIRENQEEELVAALQANDLDVSAYNRIFQAANNDPALAQRIQQRQQRLLQ